Within Sulfurospirillum arsenophilum NBRC 109478, the genomic segment CTCTCAGCTTCTTTATTAATCAAGAATCGGCATAAAAATGGGAGGTCTTTTTTATTGGCTCTTTTTTTAATAAGAATCTTGACCACATTATTTTCAAAATGCGGTTTATCATAATACAATTCATCAAGCTTTCCATTCATAATGGCTTTTTTCATAGAAGAGGAGAGAAAATAAAATCTGATAGCAATAGCAGAGCATGGGATTACCAACACACAATCTTCTTGCTCATAAACAAGAGAAGGTTGCCTATAAAAAAAATGGTTGTGATGATGATTCAATCCATTGATCAAAATTTTCGATTCATCTCCAAAAATTATTAAATTTCGTTTGATCTCATCATGGGGTGATACTTTAATATTAATCCACTGTTTTTCTAGTGATTTATTAATACCTACCTTTTTCCCTGCTTTATAGTAATAACCCAGTTTATATTTAATTCTTAAAAGTTCTGGTGGTATTAAAACGTTTTCGTTTCTGTTAGTATAAATATCTCTAAACACCGTTATATAGTAATAAGGTTCTTCTTGAAGATGTATGTCTTGGATTTGAATTAGCTCATATGTAGCATTTGCATGTTTTTCAAAAAATTCATGGATATGCGTTGAGTTTTTTAACATGCTGTAAAAAACCCATTAAAGTTTTTTCTTGTAAATTCAAGTTTGTTGTTGTAAGTGACAGCCACCATAATCGTATTATGCACTCCAGCAGAATGATGTGCAAGTCCATCAACCCCTTGCGCACCACCGCTTACGATGCACACGCCTGCAAGGGAAAGTTTACGCGCAATCTCTTGCGTATACATTTTAGTGTAGGTGATCGGATGACGTGTGCCTACAATGGAGATTTTAGGACGTTTGAGCATATCAGGATTGCCGAGGTAATAAAGCGGTTTGGGATAGACTTTCATCATCTCCAATTCAGGAACGTGAAAGTCTATCGTTTGGATCATTATAAGTCTTTAAGGTAGACCAAATCCACACCGTCTAAAAGATCTTTTGAATCTCTTAAAACCTCTAACGTGTTTTTGTGCGGATGCCCAATAGCAATGGCATAACCATGTTTTTTAGCTTTGACAACGGCTTCTCTCAGTTGTGTACGGATCAAGTTTTTATCGAGTGAGTTATCGAGAAAAACGTCTCTCGAATAGAGAAACATATCGTATTTTTTCGTAATTTCAGGTGCTTTTGAGTTACCAACCGTACGACTATCAACAAAAACAAGACCATTTTCTTTCATGATTTTGACAAGACGATCCATCGCATTATAATCTGCCGTATAAGAACCACCCGTATGATTATTGTAATAAACAAGCTCTGGGAACCACTCTTTAATACGCTTAATTCTCTTCTCAATCACTTCACTTGAATCAACCGCATTGAGAGTATCGGGTTCAGGAGACGAATAATTCTTTGACTCCATTGGAAGATGGATCATTGCAAACTCAAACTCATGCGACAAGCGCACTGTTTCAGGATGCCCTTTGGTTGGAGGGAAAAAAGAAGGTGTTACTTTATAAGGTATCTCTTTAATCGAACGTGTTTGCCAAGGAAAAGAGACGTCGTCAATGATAATGGCAAGCTTTGGCGTTGTACCTTCAGGGTATTTTTTGCGAACAACTTCATTAGGACGTGCAGGCTTACCACTTTCTCTAATACTGCGCTGATAATCATGGACTTCAGAAAGCTCATGCGTTTTACTCTCCTCTTCAAGAGTCTGTTGCTGTGCCACTGTAACCGTAGGTGCAGGCTGTGTTTCATTGTTTTCAAGAGGTTTTTCACTGCTTTGATTGCTTTCATTCACATCGGTAATGTTAGCTTCAACAGGAGGAGGTGGTGGTGGCAATGTCGTTTGACGTGCCTTTTCATCCTCTAACATCTGCTTCATTTTACGCATCAACTCATCACTGGATGTCATCTGATCTTTTTGGAGCGTTTTGTAATTTTGATACGAGGTCGTCATATACAAATAGGTTCCAAAAGCGATCATTGAAAGGGTTAGAATAAGCATTAAGATCAGGCTGTATTTTTTAAGCTGCGCTGATCTTATCTCATTGAACGAAGGGTTTTCTTTTTTAGGTCGTTTTTCTTTAATCTTTTTTACCATGAATGCAATTTACTTTCCAAGAATGACTTCGACTTCTAATAACTCGAGATTTTGATTATTGTGAGAGGTGATTTTCACATCTTCCACTTTCGTATATTTCTTAATGACAGCGATCAGATCATTGCGGAGATCGTCTAAATAAGGTAACTTACAACTTGCTCTCTCATGGGAAAGCATAATTTTAAGGCGATTTTTTGCCACGTCTGCCGTATTTTTTTTCGTTCCAAAAAGATCACTGAAGAAACTCATTTGAAAATTCCTTTAAGTGCTGAGAAAAGCCCTTTTTTAACACGAATGTCTAAAAATTCGACCTCTTCACCTAAAATACGTCGTGCAATATTGCGATACGCCTCAGCTGAAAGCGACTTGTCTTTGTTAACAATCGGTGAGCCTGTATTGGTAGATGTAATAATATCTTCATCGTCTGGCACAATACCAATAAGAGGAAGTGCTAAAATGCTTAAAACATCATCAACGCTGAGCATATTGCCAGCTTCGACCATTTCTGGTTTAATACGATTAATAATAATGTGTTTTTCAACTTCCAAACCATTTTTAGCTCGCTCACTTTTCGCATCAATGATACCAATAACACGATCGGCATCACGAACAGAGCTCACATCAGGAGTAGAAACGATAAGTGCGCGATCCGCTAGGAAAATAGAGTGCTCAAATCCGCTTTCAATACCCGCAGGAGAATCGATCATAACGATGTCAAAACTCTCTTTGAGATTTTCAATCAACGCTTTAACTTTATCTTTATTCAAAATATCTTTATCTTTGGTCTGACTCGCAGGTAAAAAATAGAGCGTTTTAGACTTTTTATCGTTGATAAGGGCTTGTGCAAGGTTACAACGACCTTCCATTACATCAACCACATCGTACACAATGCGATTTTCAAGTCCCAAAATCATGTCGAGATTTCTTAGCCCTATGTCGAAGTCAATCGCAACAACTTTTTTGCCTAAATTTGCAAGTCCAACGGCGAGGTTTGCTGTGGTTGTTGATTTTCCAACACCACCCTTGCCAGACGTTACGGTAATAACAATGCCCATGTAACCTCTTTACGTATTTATATCAATATGCAAGGAAGTTTTGCTTCCTTGCATATATGTACCAGCTTTCACTGGCAAAATGATGAATTAGTTTTTATCTTTATTGATGATTTTTTTAGAAGTGATCCAAGGCATCATAGCGCGAAGTTTCTCACCTGTTTGGTTAAGAAGACTTCTCTCAGTTTTTGCACGTTCTGCGTTCATACGAGTGTATCCCGCTTTTCTCTCAAGAATAAAATCTTTTGCAAAACGGCCATCTTGAATTTCAGCCAAAATCTCTTTCATTGCTGCTTTTGACTCAGCATTGATAACTCTTTTTCCACTAACATAGTCACCATACTCAGCTGTATTGGAAATAGAGTAACGCATATCAGCAATGCCACCTTGGTACATCAAATCAACGATTAGTTTAAGCTCATGTAAACACTCAAAGTATGCCATTTCAGGCTCATAACCTGCTTCTACCAATGTTTGAAAACCTGCTTCTACAAGCGCTGTTGCACCACCACAAAGAACGGCTTGCTCACCAAAAAGATCTGTCTCAGTCTCGTCTTTAAATGTTGTCTCGATAATGCCCGTTCTACCACCACCAATAGCAGATGCATAACTAAGCGCTAGTGCTTTTGCTTTGCCTGTTGCATCTTGGTCTACAGCGATAAGATCTGGAATTCCTCCACCGTTTACAAACTCACTTCTTACCGTATGACCTGGTGCTTTTGGAGCAACCATGATACAGTCAATACCTTTTGGAGTCGTGATTTGACCATAATGGATGTTAAAACCATGTCCAAAAGCGATCGCTTTACCAGCACTTAGGTTTGGTTTAATCTCTTCTGCAAATACATCGCCTTGCATTTCATCTGGCAACAAGATCATGATAACATCTGCATATTTGGTGGCTTCTGCTACTGTCATAACACGGAAACCTTTTGCTTCCGCTTTTGCCCATGAACTACCATCTTTTCTAAGACCTACAACGACTTCTACACCGCTATCACGAAGATTTTCTGCATGTGCGTGTCCTTGAGAACCAAAACCAATCATCGCTACTTTTTTAGAGCGAATAATGCTTAAATCACAATCTTTGTCATAAAAGACGGTTATTGCCATTTGTCAATCCTTACATGTAATATTAAATGTCGGTATTTTACAGAATTGTTACTTAAAAACTTTACATATCCGCGGGCAAAGGAAACTATAAACCAACAAGAGATAGAATTTGGATATAAACAAATCACTAGGAATCACTTATGGACGAAAATATTTTAAAAAAAATTAAAGCGCTTCCGCCTCTTGATGATACTGTTTTAAAAATACAACGTATTTGTGTTGATAAAAACAGTTCTTTAGCTGATCTTGTTAAGGTGGTTGAGAGTGACCCAATGCTTACTGCCAACATTTTAAAATCTTCTAATTCGCCCCTGTACGGCTTTAGCAGAGAGATTAAAAATATCGCTCATGCTGTATCACTTTTTGGTATGGCTACCGTACGTGGTTTTGCACTTTCTAGCGCCATTAAACAAAATATCAAAATCGATCTTGCACCTTACCATCTCACAAATGCAATCTTTTTGGAAATTAGTACGCTTCAAAGCGCATTCATGTTCAAGTGGTACTCTAAAGTCAACAAAGCGATGCTAGACGTTCTTCAACCTGCTTCATTTATGATGGAAGTCGGTAAGATTATCATCGCACATGAACTTATCGAACAGCAAAAAGATGGCGCATTTAAAACTGCTCTTTCCTCTGTTAAAACACCGCATGAACTTTCAACTTTAGAAAAAGAGTATGTAGGCTTTACAAATGAAGATATTACGGCAATGATCTTCGAACAATGGAATTTAGAAGCAGAACTTGTTGAATCTATTAAATTCTCTAACGAACCATTTGAAGCACAAGAACATATCAGGCCTTTTTCAGTAGCCCTTCATGTGGTCAAAAACAGCATCAATATCTTTGGTCAACTGGATGATGCCTCAATCAATCGCACACTTAAACTTTTGGATGAATACGGCTTAAGCCATGAGCCATTTTTACAAACCGTAGAGCAATTTAAACAGTGAAAAATTTTCTTCTTAGCCTTAAAGAAGGGGTGGCACAAGCTGATGTGCCTGCCCCTTTTCTCCCCCATTTTAACGCTCTTGTTCAACTTGGAATTCTTCTTTCAAAAAAAGATCTTTATACGCTTGATTCTGCGTATACCGTAGGTAAAATGGATGTTGCCTTTAGTGGAACAGGTTATTTAAGCTCTTTAGAGCCATCACGTTCCAAAGATCTTATTGTCGAAGCTTCAGGCTTACATGGTGCTATGCGTGGTGATTTGGTCGTAGCCAAACGTGTAATCAATAAGCGAGGTGGACGCGCTAAAGCGATGGTTGTGTATATTGCACAGCGCGCTTTTGCTAAAAGCATTGTCTACACTAAAATGAGCAAAGGAAAAGTGGTTGGGTGTAATGTCAAAAACGAATCGTTGTTTGAAATTACCGCCAGTCAAAAATCGCTCAAACAACTCCCCTTGGGAAGTGTTTTAAAAATTGATAACATCACAAATGTCATTGAAGAAGTTTTAGGCAACCTAAATGACTCTATGGTCGATGAAAAAATCTCGTTAGCTCTATTTGATAAAAAAGAATTTTTCACCAAAGAAGCGGAAACGGAAGCTAAAAGTCACGGTGATTTTGTCGATAAATCGTACTATCCCAACCGTGTTGATCTCACCAATTTACCTTTTTGTACGATCGATCCTGTGGATGCGAAAGACTTTGACGATGCGATCTATTTTGATGTAGCCAAACACACCCTTTACGTTGCTATTGCGGATGTAACGGAGTATGTGTTTCCAATGGGACCTATCGATAAAGAAGCGGTTGAACGTGGATTTTCGATCTATTTTCCACATAAATCCATCCCGATGCTTCCACGCTCTTTAAGTGAAAATATCTGTTCTCTAAAGCCTAATGTTGACCGTCTTGCCTATACCTTTAAAATCACACTTGATCCGCTTACATGTAAACCTATCAATGAGGAGCTTTTTGAGAGTGTTATTCATTCGTCTAAGCGCTATACTTACGAAAAAATTGATCTTTTTTTACAAGGTAAAACAGACGATGCTGATGCAGCAGATAAAACGATCTTAGAGTACCTTTTACCTCTGCATTCTCTTACGCAAAAGCTTCGTGACATAAGACTTGAAAATGCCTTCTCATTTCGCTCTTCTGAAGTGAGAATGAGAGTTGATGAAAACCAAAACTTAGTCTCAACCAC encodes:
- a CDS encoding DNA-processing protein DprA yields the protein MIQTIDFHVPELEMMKVYPKPLYYLGNPDMLKRPKISIVGTRHPITYTKMYTQEIARKLSLAGVCIVSGGAQGVDGLAHHSAGVHNTIMVAVTYNNKLEFTRKNFNGFFTAC
- a CDS encoding divergent polysaccharide deacetylase family protein yields the protein MVKKIKEKRPKKENPSFNEIRSAQLKKYSLILMLILTLSMIAFGTYLYMTTSYQNYKTLQKDQMTSSDELMRKMKQMLEDEKARQTTLPPPPPPVEANITDVNESNQSSEKPLENNETQPAPTVTVAQQQTLEEESKTHELSEVHDYQRSIRESGKPARPNEVVRKKYPEGTTPKLAIIIDDVSFPWQTRSIKEIPYKVTPSFFPPTKGHPETVRLSHEFEFAMIHLPMESKNYSSPEPDTLNAVDSSEVIEKRIKRIKEWFPELVYYNNHTGGSYTADYNAMDRLVKIMKENGLVFVDSRTVGNSKAPEITKKYDMFLYSRDVFLDNSLDKNLIRTQLREAVVKAKKHGYAIAIGHPHKNTLEVLRDSKDLLDGVDLVYLKDL
- the minE gene encoding cell division topological specificity factor MinE, whose product is MSFFSDLFGTKKNTADVAKNRLKIMLSHERASCKLPYLDDLRNDLIAVIKKYTKVEDVKITSHNNQNLELLEVEVILGK
- the minD gene encoding septum site-determining protein MinD; amino-acid sequence: MGIVITVTSGKGGVGKSTTTANLAVGLANLGKKVVAIDFDIGLRNLDMILGLENRIVYDVVDVMEGRCNLAQALINDKKSKTLYFLPASQTKDKDILNKDKVKALIENLKESFDIVMIDSPAGIESGFEHSIFLADRALIVSTPDVSSVRDADRVIGIIDAKSERAKNGLEVEKHIIINRIKPEMVEAGNMLSVDDVLSILALPLIGIVPDDEDIITSTNTGSPIVNKDKSLSAEAYRNIARRILGEEVEFLDIRVKKGLFSALKGIFK
- the ilvC gene encoding ketol-acid reductoisomerase, with product MAITVFYDKDCDLSIIRSKKVAMIGFGSQGHAHAENLRDSGVEVVVGLRKDGSSWAKAEAKGFRVMTVAEATKYADVIMILLPDEMQGDVFAEEIKPNLSAGKAIAFGHGFNIHYGQITTPKGIDCIMVAPKAPGHTVRSEFVNGGGIPDLIAVDQDATGKAKALALSYASAIGGGRTGIIETTFKDETETDLFGEQAVLCGGATALVEAGFQTLVEAGYEPEMAYFECLHELKLIVDLMYQGGIADMRYSISNTAEYGDYVSGKRVINAESKAAMKEILAEIQDGRFAKDFILERKAGYTRMNAERAKTERSLLNQTGEKLRAMMPWITSKKIINKDKN
- a CDS encoding HDOD domain-containing protein, with the translated sequence MDENILKKIKALPPLDDTVLKIQRICVDKNSSLADLVKVVESDPMLTANILKSSNSPLYGFSREIKNIAHAVSLFGMATVRGFALSSAIKQNIKIDLAPYHLTNAIFLEISTLQSAFMFKWYSKVNKAMLDVLQPASFMMEVGKIIIAHELIEQQKDGAFKTALSSVKTPHELSTLEKEYVGFTNEDITAMIFEQWNLEAELVESIKFSNEPFEAQEHIRPFSVALHVVKNSINIFGQLDDASINRTLKLLDEYGLSHEPFLQTVEQFKQ
- a CDS encoding RNB domain-containing ribonuclease is translated as MKNFLLSLKEGVAQADVPAPFLPHFNALVQLGILLSKKDLYTLDSAYTVGKMDVAFSGTGYLSSLEPSRSKDLIVEASGLHGAMRGDLVVAKRVINKRGGRAKAMVVYIAQRAFAKSIVYTKMSKGKVVGCNVKNESLFEITASQKSLKQLPLGSVLKIDNITNVIEEVLGNLNDSMVDEKISLALFDKKEFFTKEAETEAKSHGDFVDKSYYPNRVDLTNLPFCTIDPVDAKDFDDAIYFDVAKHTLYVAIADVTEYVFPMGPIDKEAVERGFSIYFPHKSIPMLPRSLSENICSLKPNVDRLAYTFKITLDPLTCKPINEELFESVIHSSKRYTYEKIDLFLQGKTDDADAADKTILEYLLPLHSLTQKLRDIRLENAFSFRSSEVRMRVDENQNLVSTTVEEETPSHGLIEDCMLLANKAAAKKLGFGIFRTHESPSYERMEMLLNDLALIGINAKLSADIPKMIQGIQMKADELDLREEVDKLIIKSQKKAIYEPENKGHFGLGFDIYTHFTSPIRRYSDLTLHRLLKAKMANDEKKLTFLLKDIAPLCEKISNLERESDKVAWDYMDRKFARYMALHVGDNFKAIVVETEQNPIAKLDDELKGARIFLLDNDVHLLQRIEVKIVESNIATARIYARVTRSFDV